The sequence CGTCCACCAGTAATACCCGAATCATCCCCCTTGCCCCCTCCCCGGAAAGATTGCCTGAATTTGGCACCCAGATCCCTGCTGGCTGGTGATCTGGAATTGACCACCCAATGCCAATGTCCGCTCTCGCATTCCCTGTAAGCCAAAGCCCGTTGTGTTTTGATCCACTTGGAAGCCGTTGCCATTATCCTGAATCATCAATACCAGGGTCGATGAGTCAGGGTGCAGGGGCTGGATCGAAATTTCCACCGTTGTCGCCTGGGCATACTTACAGATATTAGTCAGAGCTTCCTGGACAATGCGGTAGATCGCGGCCTTCAGTTCTAGCGACAGCAGCTGCGGGAGTTGGAAGTTACAGGTCGGCAACACTCCTGTGGTGCGGTAAAATTTCTGCGCTAGCCCGGTGAGTACCTCCTCTAAGGATTGGCCTTGCAAGGGGTTGGTACGCAGCATCGACACCGATTGGCGAACCTCTTGGAGGGCGGTTGTCCCCAGTTGTTTGGCATCTGAGAGGAATTGCTGGGCTTGGCTGGGGTTTGCCTGCCAGAGTTTTAAGGCGGTTTCCAGTTGAATGTTGAGGGCGGTCAGGGAGTGCCCCAGGGAATCATGGATATCCCTGGCAATGCGGTTGCGCTCCTGTAGCATTGCCTGGTCTTCAATCCGCAGGGCATATTGCCGCAGTTGATCATGGGCGATCGCTAACCGTTTCTGACTTTGGCGCTCAGACAGAATTGTTTGCATCAGCAACAGGGCAAAGATCAGACTCAACAGGAATAATAGGCCAGCGCTGAGCAGAACTCCCATTAACCAGAGTTCTCCTTGCACGCCCAGTTGAATGGGAACCTCCAGGTTTTGGAGCAAGTAGGCAGTGGTTCCCACGGTTCCCAGGATGGCGATCGCTGTGACGATCAACTGTCCCTGCAATTCAAAGATGCAACAGCTCCGAATCACC comes from Neosynechococcus sphagnicola sy1 and encodes:
- a CDS encoding sensor histidine kinase; translated protein: MQRFWLRSPLDFRFLIPFEGVLLLLVVLEVFLPTPFNRMPRQPWLVILSAIAFGALGFYLPTGRWFRKALYVLLELGLIVLATLGYSRFFPLLYLLMVIRSCCIFELQGQLIVTAIAILGTVGTTAYLLQNLEVPIQLGVQGELWLMGVLLSAGLLFLLSLIFALLLMQTILSERQSQKRLAIAHDQLRQYALRIEDQAMLQERNRIARDIHDSLGHSLTALNIQLETALKLWQANPSQAQQFLSDAKQLGTTALQEVRQSVSMLRTNPLQGQSLEEVLTGLAQKFYRTTGVLPTCNFQLPQLLSLELKAAIYRIVQEALTNICKYAQATTVEISIQPLHPDSSTLVLMIQDNGNGFQVDQNTTGFGLQGMRERTLALGGQFQITSQQGSGCQIQAIFPGRGQGG